Proteins encoded within one genomic window of Humulus lupulus chromosome 1, drHumLupu1.1, whole genome shotgun sequence:
- the LOC133794745 gene encoding zinc finger protein GAI-ASSOCIATED FACTOR 1-like: MSNITATGEEGSFSSGNNNNNNNNDHLNSTTTGDEEVIQGNQQKKQIHFHGSNSSIPSATTTLSTNSNDSSSQQPVLPKKKRNLPGTPDPNAEVIALSPTTLMATNRFVCEICNKGFQRDQNLQLHRRGHNLPWKLRQRTTTEVKKRVYICPEPTCVHHNPARALGDLTGIKKHFSRKHGEKKWKCDKCSKKYAVQSDWKAHQKTCGTREYKCDCGTIFSRRDSFITHRAFCDALAEENNKVNQGLMNNNNMGPKLLSQETQMPDLMPSMPLSSNASINGLSDFKSIPQELIPMPFKPMNSVVTGGMFSTSSGPLFGSPRGLSTSSASSLQLSSNSSSGFNYLQDNKNVSSPILAAGSAHMSATALLQKAAQMGATASNSSINSPMIQKSFGSSMASPHISHDQLSPVKQAQMQLRPINPAYDHHFQSQPSDHSSMVGIDGGEGGFNHTHKSQQEISHLFGPNGHDMGMYSQMFMNNTSSTTILEQEDSINSSSIHGKFAIERNTAGLSRFAETGGGGGGGSGSGNGDDDRIVVDFMGIGEPRPGSGMHEQQQQRLDHHQLEAMRQNRLPPMMNNHPFQQQVSHGDSGMEKSSIWGDV, translated from the exons ATGTCAAATATCACAGCAACAGGTGAGGAAGGAAGCTTCTCTTCagggaataataataataataataataatgatcatcTTAACAGCACTACAACCGGAGATGAAGAAGTCATTCAGggaaatcaacaaaaaaaacagATACACTTTCATGGCTCCAATTCCTCTATTCCTTCCGCTACTACTACTCTTAGTACTAACAGCAACGATTCTTCTTCTCAACAACCAGTTCTGCctaagaagaaaagaaatctTCCAGGAACTCCAG ATCCAAATGCTGAAGTTATAGCTCTATCACCAACAACCCTAATGGCAACAAACCGTTTTGTGTGTGAGATATGCAACAAAGGGTTCCAAAGAGACCAAAACCTTCAGTTACACAGAAGAGGCCACAATCTACCATGGAAGCTTCGACAAAGAACGACAACAGAGGTGAAGAAACGGGTCTACATCTGCCCCGAACCCACATGTGTTCACCACAACCCGGCCAGAGCCTTGGGAGACCTCACTGGCATCAAAAAACACTTCAGCAGAAAGCATGGCGAAAAAAAATGGAAATGCGACAAGTGCTCTAAGAAGTATGCTGTTCAATCTGATTGGAAGGCTCATCAGAAGACTTGTGGCACTAGAGAATACAAATGTGATTGTGGTACTATTTTTTCCAG GAGAGACAGCTTTATCACCCACAGAGCCTTTTGTGATGCATTAGCAGAAGAAAACAACAAAGTAAACCAAGGACTAATGAACAACAACAATATGGGACCAAAATTATTATCACAAGAGACACAAATGCCGGATCTCATGCCATCAATGCCCTTGAGTAGTAACGCATCCATTAATGGGCTTTCTGATTTCAAGTCAATTCCACAAGAGCTTATCCCAATGCCTTTTAAGCCCATGAACAGTGTGGTCACTGGAGGCATGTTTTCCACCAGCTCAGGCCCACTTTTTGGAAGCCCAAGAGGCCTTTCCACATCTTCAGCCTCCAGCCTTCAACTTAGCTCCAACAGCTCCTCTGGCTTTAATTACCTCCAAGACAACAAAAATGTGAGTAGCCCAATTCTTGCAGCTGGATCAGCCCATATGTCGGCTACGGCCCTACTCCAAAAGGCAGCTCAAATGGGAGCCACCGCAAGCAATAGCAGTATAAACTCCCCCATGATACAGAAGAGCTTTGGTAGTAGCATGGCCAGTCCACATATTTCTCATGACCAACTCTCTCCTGTCAAACAGGCCCAGATGCAGCTCCGTCCTATTAATCCTGCGTATGATCATCATTTTCAATCTCAACCATCCGATCATTCCAGCATGGTTGGCATCGACGGTGGGGAAGGAGGATTCAATCATACTCATAAAAGTCAACAAGAAATATCGCATTTGTTTGGACCTAATGGTCATGACATGGGAATGTATAGTCAAATGTTCATGAACAATACCAGTTCTACTACTATTCTAGAACAAGAGGATAGTATAAATTCTAGTTCCATACATGGAAAATTTGCAATAGAGAGGAATACAGCAGGATTGTCAAGGTTTGCGGAGACCGGTGGTGGCGGTGGTGGCGGTAGTGGCAGTGGCAATGGTGACGACGATAGAATAGTGGTTGACTTCATGGGGATAGGAGAGCCAAGGCCA